A genomic region of Lates calcarifer isolate ASB-BC8 linkage group LG9, TLL_Latcal_v3, whole genome shotgun sequence contains the following coding sequences:
- the rnf170 gene encoding E3 ubiquitin-protein ligase RNF170 — protein sequence MEDNQCGDVDYLIQDEDTLIEGVSNQVLFVVVLSVTFLAGLLTLLCRQEQQNIHPENQEHVRAVRQQLQTEQDENPQAEARQQYYTDMSCPVCLQQAVLPVETNCGHLFCGSCIIAYWRYGTWLGAINCPICRQMVTLLFPLFHEHATPQRVQDGEAEPQLILRDINDYNRRFSGQPRSYMDRLRDVPTLLRHAFREMFSVGGLFWMFRIRILLCLVGAITYLASPLDILPEALFGLLGFMDDFFVILLLFVYISIMYREVVTQRLNG from the exons ATGGAGGACAATCAATGTGGGGATGTGGACTACCTGATCCAAGATGAGGACACCCTCATTGAAGGCGTCAGCAACCAGGTCTTATTTGTTGTGGTGCTCAGTGTCACCTTCCTCGCAGGCCTCCTCACTCTGCTCTGCAG ACAAGAGCAGCAGAACATTCATCCTGAGAATCAGGAGCACGTTCGAGCCGTCCGACAACAACTGCAAACAGAGCAG gaTGAAAATCCTCAGGCAGAGGCCCGGCAGCAGTATTACACCGACATGTCTTGtcctgtgtgtttacagcaaGCTGTTCTTCCTGTGGAAACAAACTGTGGACACCTTTTCTGTG GCTCCTGCATTATAGCATACTGGAGGTATGGCACCTGGCTGGGTGCTATTAACTGTCCCATCTGCAGACAAATG GTGACATTGCTATTCCCGCTATTTCATGAGCACGCCACTCCTCAGAGGGTCCAGGATGGCGAGGCAGAGCCTCAGCTTATATTACGAGACATCAACGATTACAACCGCAGGTTCTCAGGCCAGCCAAGATCT tATATGGACAGGCTGCGAGATGTGCCCACCCTGCTTCGTCATGCCTTTAGGGAGATGTTTTCTGTGGGTGGCCTCTTCTGGATGTTCAGGATTCGAATTCTTCTCTGCCTAGTCGGCGCAATCACCTACCTGGCGTCGCCACTCGACATCCTCCCTGAGGCACTTTTTGGTCTCCTGGGATTCATGGATGATTTCTTTGTAATCCTGCTTCTCTTTGTTTACATCTCTATCATGTACAGGGAGGTGGTCACGCAGAGACTGAACGGTTAG